In Arthrobacter sp. B3I4, the following proteins share a genomic window:
- a CDS encoding acetyl-CoA C-acyltransferase, which produces MVEAFLVGGARTPVGRYGGALSAVRPDDLAALVVREAVARAGVDPDAIDEVILGNANGAGEENRNVARMATILAGLPLHIPGITVNRLCASGLSAIIMASQMIKSGAADIVIAGGVESMSRAPWVQEKPQTAFAKPGQIFDTSIGWRFTNPLFQKGELSRGGKMTYSMPETAEEVARVDGISREDADAFAVRSHERSLAAIAAGRFADEIVPVTVKTRKAETVVDTDEGPRAGTTMDVLANLRPVVAGGSVVTAGNSSTLNDGASAIIVASEAAIQKLGLTPRARIIDGASAGCEPEIMGIGPVPATQKVLARTGLGVGDLGAVELNEAFATQSLATMRRLGLDPEIVNRDGGAISLGHPLGSSGSRLAITLLGRMEREDARIGLATMCIGVGQGTAMLLERV; this is translated from the coding sequence ATGGTCGAGGCTTTTCTTGTTGGCGGTGCCCGCACTCCGGTGGGCCGGTACGGCGGCGCGTTGTCCGCGGTCCGTCCCGACGACCTCGCGGCGCTGGTGGTCCGGGAAGCTGTGGCCCGCGCCGGCGTCGACCCCGACGCCATCGACGAGGTCATCCTGGGCAACGCCAACGGTGCCGGCGAGGAGAACCGCAACGTTGCCCGGATGGCGACCATCCTGGCCGGGTTGCCGCTGCACATCCCCGGCATCACCGTGAATCGGCTCTGCGCGTCCGGCCTCAGCGCGATCATCATGGCCAGCCAGATGATCAAGTCAGGCGCCGCGGACATCGTGATCGCCGGCGGCGTCGAGTCGATGAGCCGAGCCCCCTGGGTGCAGGAAAAGCCGCAGACCGCTTTCGCCAAACCGGGGCAGATCTTCGATACCTCTATCGGCTGGCGCTTCACCAACCCCCTGTTCCAGAAGGGCGAGCTTTCCCGCGGCGGCAAAATGACGTACTCCATGCCGGAAACCGCCGAGGAAGTGGCCCGGGTGGACGGCATCTCCCGCGAAGACGCCGACGCGTTCGCCGTCCGTTCGCACGAACGCTCCCTTGCCGCCATCGCGGCCGGCCGTTTCGCCGACGAAATCGTGCCCGTCACCGTGAAGACACGCAAGGCCGAAACGGTCGTGGACACCGACGAAGGGCCCCGCGCCGGGACCACCATGGACGTGCTCGCCAACCTGCGTCCCGTCGTCGCCGGCGGCTCGGTGGTCACCGCCGGGAACTCCTCCACGCTGAACGACGGCGCCTCCGCGATCATCGTCGCCTCGGAAGCCGCCATCCAGAAACTCGGCCTCACCCCGCGCGCCCGGATCATCGACGGCGCCTCCGCCGGCTGCGAACCGGAGATTATGGGCATCGGGCCGGTCCCGGCCACCCAGAAGGTACTGGCCCGGACCGGGCTCGGCGTCGGGGACCTCGGCGCCGTCGAGCTCAACGAAGCGTTCGCGACCCAGTCCCTGGCCACCATGCGGCGGCTCGGCCTGGACCCGGAGATCGTGAACCGCGACGGCGGCGCGATCTCCCTCGGACACCCGCTCGGCTCGTCAGGGTCACGGCTGGCCATCACCCTGCTGGGCCGGATGGAGCGCGAGGACGCCAGAATCGGCCTCGCCACCATGTGCATCGGCGTCGGGCAGGGCACCGCAATGCTGCTGGAGCGCGTCTGA